A window of the Lepus europaeus isolate LE1 chromosome 5, mLepTim1.pri, whole genome shotgun sequence genome harbors these coding sequences:
- the PKLR gene encoding pyruvate kinase PKLR, producing the protein MEGPAGYLRRASVAQLTQELGTAFFQQQQLPAAMADTFLEHLCLLDIDSEPVAARSTSIIATIGPASRSVERLKEMIKAGMNIARLNFSHGSHEYHAESIANIREAVESFATSPFGYRPVAIALDTKGPEIRTGILQGGPESEVELVKGSQVLVTVDPAFRTRGDASTVWVDYANITRVVPVGGRIYIDDGLISLVVQKIGPEGLVTQVENGGVLGSRKGVNLPGAEVDLPGLSEQDVEDLRFGVEHDVDIIFASFVRKASDVAAVRAALGPKGQGIKIISKIENHEGVKKLDEILEVSDGIMVARGDLGIEIPAEKVFLAQKMMIGRCNLAGKPVVCATQMLESMITKPRPTRAETSDVANAVLDGADCIMLSGETAKGKFPVEAVKMQHAIAREAEAAVYHRQLFEELRRAAPLSRDPTEVTAIGAVEASFKCCAAAIIVLTTTGRSAQLLSRYRPRAAVIAVTRSAQAARQVHLCRGVFPLLYREPPEAVWADDVDRRVQFGIESGKLRGFLRVGDLVIVVTGWRPGSGYTNIMRVLSIS; encoded by the exons ATGGAAG GGCCGGCAGGGTACCTGCGTCGGGCCAGTGTGGCGCAGCTCACCCAGGAGCTGGGCACCGCCTTcttccagcagcagcagctgccggCGGCCATGGCAGACACCTTCCTGGAACACCTGTGCCTGCTGGACATCGACTCGGAGCCCGTGGCCGCCCGCAGTACCAGCATCATCGCCACCATCG GGCCTGCGTCTCGCTCAGTGGAGCGCCTCAAGGAAATGATCAAAGCCGGAATGAACATTGCGCGACTCAACTTCTCCCACGGCTCCCACGAG TACCACGCCGAGTCCATCGCTAACATCCGGGAAGCGGTGGAGAGCTTTGCAACTTCTCCTTTCGGCTACCGGCCCGTGGCCATCGCTCTGGACACCAAGGGACCGGAGATCCGAACCGGCATCTTGCAGGGG GGCCCGGAGTCGGAGGTGGAGCTGGTGAAGGGCTCCCAGGTGCTGGTGACCGTGGACCCGGCGTTCCGGACGCGGGGGGACGCGAGCACCGTGTGGGTGGACTACGCCAACATCACCCGGGTCGTGCCGGTGGGGGGCCGCATCTACATTGACGACGGGCTCATCTCGCTGGTGGTGCAGAAAATCG GCCCCGAGGGGCTGGTGACCCAGGTGGAGAACGGCGGTGTCCTGGGCAGCCGGAAGGGCGTGAACTTGCCAGGCGCCGAGGTGGACCTGCCCGGGCTGTCCGAACAAGACGTCGAGGACCTGCGGTTCGGGGTGGAGCACGACGTGGACATCATTTTTGCCTCTTTTGTGCGGAAAGCCAGCGACGTGGCTGCCGTTCGCGCTGCTCTGGGGCCAAAAGGGCAAGGCATCAAGATTATCAGCAAAATCGAGAATCACGAAGGCGTGAAGAA GCTGGATGAAATCCTGGAGGTGAGCGACGGCATCATGGTGGCGCGGGGGGACCTGGGCATCGAGATCCCAGCCGAGAAGGTTTTCCTCGCTCAGAAGATGATGATCGGGCGCTGCAACCTGGCAGGCAAGCCGGTTGTCTGTGCCACACAG ATGCTGGAGAGCATGATCACCAAGCCCCGGCCAACGCGGGCGGAGACGAGCGATGTGGCCAACGCCGTGCTGGATGGGGCCGACTGCATCATGCTGTCTGGGGAGACCGCCAAGGGCAAGTTCCCCGTGGAGGCCGTAAAGATGCAGCACGCG ATTGCCCGGGAGGCAGAGGCCGCCGTGTACCACCGGCAACTGTTTGAGGAGCTGCGCCGCGCCGCACCCCTGAGCCGCGATCCCACTGAGGTCACTGCCATTGGCGCTGTGGAGGCTTCCTTTAAGTGCTGTGCTGCCGCCATCATCGTGCTGACCACAACTGGCCG ctcagcccagctcctgtctcGGTACCGACCTCGGGCTGCGGTCATCGCTGTCACGCGCTCTGCCCAGGCCGCCCGTCAGGTCCACCTGTGCCGAGGAGTCTTCCCCTTGCTGTACCGGGAGCCCCCGGAAGCCGTCTGGGCGGACGATGTAGACCGCCGGGTCCAGTTTGGCATAGAAAGTG GAAAGCTCCGTGGCTTCCTCCGTGTCGGGGACCTGGTGATTGTGGTGACTGGTTGGCGACCTGGCTCTGGCTATACCAACATCATGCGGGTGCTGAGCATATCCTGA